From a region of the Deltaproteobacteria bacterium genome:
- a CDS encoding VOC family protein — protein MKNPVLHHASICVADVARAREFYETVLGFAPIPRPDFGFPGMWYGLGEGQLHLIQRDQRSPAPARINPSDPHFAVTVDVPGMRAKLKDLGLDVLDAGDQMWVLDPDGNTVELRQDPTS, from the coding sequence ATGAAGAACCCCGTACTGCACCACGCCTCGATCTGCGTTGCCGATGTCGCGCGCGCGCGCGAGTTCTACGAGACGGTTCTCGGCTTTGCGCCGATTCCGCGGCCGGACTTTGGCTTTCCCGGAATGTGGTATGGACTCGGCGAGGGACAACTACACTTGATCCAGCGCGACCAGCGATCACCAGCGCCGGCGCGCATCAATCCGAGCGATCCACATTTCGCCGTCACCGTCGACGTGCCCGGGATGCGCGCGAAGCTGAAGGACTTGGGCCTCGACGTGCTCGACGCCGGCGATCAGATGTGGGTGCTCGACCCCGACGGCAACACCGTCGAGCTGCGGCAAGACCCGACGTCGTGA
- a CDS encoding DUF4340 domain-containing protein has product MMGARGTIALALLVALGAAWLVYEGAPPDDPRASAGTLLGEPREIDPNNPTARLVNFIPADIQMVTLVRGGKRLITTRIGTIWSGAPTPNLIPDFLDSLAQLGELMRLEAGPAQLHEYGLDSPQGEIELRPITGEPVLVLLGDRNPPATGAYVRIGRSGDVVLAGALILWEFDKAFKALGGS; this is encoded by the coding sequence ATGATGGGTGCGCGCGGCACGATTGCCCTGGCGCTGTTGGTTGCGCTCGGCGCTGCCTGGCTGGTGTATGAAGGCGCGCCGCCCGACGACCCGCGCGCTTCGGCAGGGACGCTGCTCGGTGAGCCGCGCGAAATTGATCCGAACAATCCCACGGCGCGTTTGGTGAACTTCATCCCGGCCGACATTCAAATGGTGACGCTGGTGCGCGGCGGCAAGCGCTTGATCACCACGCGCATCGGCACCATTTGGTCGGGGGCGCCGACGCCGAATCTGATTCCCGACTTTCTCGATAGCTTGGCGCAGCTCGGCGAGTTGATGCGCCTCGAAGCGGGCCCCGCCCAACTGCACGAGTACGGCCTCGACTCCCCGCAAGGCGAGATCGAGCTGCGCCCAATCACGGGCGAGCCGGTGTTGGTGCTGCTCGGCGATCGCAATCCGCCCGCCACTGGTGCGTACGTCCGCATTGGCCGCAGTGGCGATGTCGTCCTCGCCGGCGCGCTCATCCTCTGGGAGTTCGACAAGGCGTTCAAGGCGCTCGGCGGATCGTGA
- a CDS encoding GldG family protein: MPRLFGHASRHAALVVLQVALALTFCGIVVVLAERHNQRFDLTPTQSFVLSDQAIKIARKVTQPVKVYGFYNTQEGGMRRQVEDVLEQFNRVNPSIGYSLHDLDRSPGLAKKYNVASYNTGVIEADGRTVPLSNLDEMELTNALLKMTVQGQRTLCFLTGHGEHSVSQATERRGYSEVAKALERENYSIRAIERLPPTGVPPDCTIVISPGPTRELFAGEADQLDAYVHAGGHLFVLVDPDASASFVAMLARFNVKPGNDLIVDERNRFYGSDSFMPRVPIFDEATFRRNLETAAVFPLTRTVEPVDEHRDGVVVSLIAMSGPDSWAREGTEQPPAGAVHFRPDVDKNGPLPVAVIANVQGKPDGETPATGRVAVFGDSDFASNFYLNLMGNKDLFMSTIAVLAEDEDLVAVRRKGLQKGSISPIYLTAEQGRQIFTSAVLVQPGVLLLAGVLVTMRRRRRGGT; the protein is encoded by the coding sequence ATGCCGCGTCTGTTTGGTCACGCTTCGCGCCACGCGGCACTCGTCGTGCTGCAGGTGGCGCTCGCCCTGACCTTCTGCGGCATTGTCGTGGTCCTGGCCGAACGCCACAATCAGCGTTTCGATCTCACCCCGACGCAAAGCTTCGTGCTCTCCGATCAGGCGATTAAGATCGCTCGCAAGGTGACGCAGCCGGTCAAAGTCTACGGCTTCTACAACACCCAAGAAGGCGGCATGCGACGGCAGGTCGAAGACGTGCTCGAACAGTTCAATCGCGTCAATCCGAGCATCGGCTACAGTCTGCATGATCTCGATCGCAGCCCGGGATTGGCCAAGAAGTACAACGTGGCCAGCTACAACACCGGCGTGATCGAGGCCGACGGCCGCACGGTGCCGCTCAGCAACCTCGATGAGATGGAGTTGACCAACGCGCTCCTCAAGATGACCGTGCAGGGGCAACGGACGCTGTGTTTCCTCACCGGCCACGGCGAACACTCGGTGAGCCAAGCCACCGAGCGGCGCGGCTACAGCGAAGTGGCGAAGGCGCTCGAACGCGAGAACTATTCGATCCGCGCGATCGAACGGCTCCCCCCCACCGGTGTGCCACCGGATTGCACCATCGTCATTTCTCCCGGCCCGACTCGAGAGTTGTTCGCAGGTGAAGCCGATCAGTTGGACGCCTACGTGCACGCGGGTGGACACCTGTTCGTGCTGGTCGATCCCGACGCCTCGGCGTCGTTCGTCGCGATGCTGGCCCGCTTCAACGTCAAGCCGGGCAACGATCTGATTGTCGACGAACGCAATCGCTTCTATGGTTCTGACAGCTTCATGCCGCGCGTGCCGATCTTCGATGAAGCGACCTTCCGTCGCAATCTCGAAACCGCCGCGGTGTTCCCACTCACGCGGACGGTCGAACCGGTGGACGAACATCGCGACGGGGTTGTCGTGTCGTTGATCGCCATGTCCGGGCCCGATAGCTGGGCGCGCGAAGGTACCGAGCAGCCACCGGCCGGCGCGGTCCACTTCCGCCCCGATGTCGACAAGAACGGCCCGCTGCCGGTCGCCGTGATCGCGAACGTGCAGGGCAAACCCGACGGCGAAACCCCCGCGACCGGCCGCGTCGCGGTCTTCGGCGACTCCGACTTCGCCAGCAACTTCTACCTCAACCTGATGGGCAACAAGGATCTCTTCATGAGCACGATCGCCGTGCTTGCTGAAGACGAAGATCTCGTCGCGGTGCGCCGCAAGGGCCTCCAGAAGGGGAGCATCTCGCCGATTTATCTGACCGCCGAGCAGGGACGGCAGATCTTCACCAGCGCGGTGCTGGTGCAACCCGGTGTGTTGCTGCTCGCCGGTGTCCTCGTCACCATGCGCCGCCGGCGGCGCGGCGGAACCTGA
- a CDS encoding ABC transporter permease subunit encodes MKAFVICRRELRSYFGSFIAYALLAVFLLLSGYFFYSDLIYFILFGGYVLPTGLWQFVFLDMRLCTMLVLPLVTMRLFAEEKKLGTIELLWTYPISDSAIVMGKFLAAWVFFLIMLLPTMINPLIFYQFYQFDLGPLASAYLGIFLLGSAFIACGLFVSSLTENQVVSAMVTYGILVFFWFVTWNEEVADQQIVRALLRLSLFDRFFNFSRGVIDTRDVVFFGLFTALFLFLTLQSLGARAWRGVN; translated from the coding sequence ATGAAAGCCTTCGTCATCTGTCGGCGTGAGCTGCGCTCGTACTTCGGCTCGTTCATCGCCTACGCATTGTTGGCGGTGTTTCTGCTGTTGAGCGGGTACTTCTTCTACAGCGACCTGATCTACTTCATCCTGTTTGGCGGCTACGTCCTGCCCACCGGGCTGTGGCAGTTCGTCTTCCTCGACATGCGCCTGTGCACGATGCTGGTCCTGCCGCTGGTGACCATGCGGCTGTTTGCGGAGGAAAAGAAACTCGGCACGATCGAGTTGCTGTGGACCTATCCGATCAGCGACAGTGCGATCGTGATGGGCAAGTTCCTCGCGGCCTGGGTGTTCTTTCTGATCATGCTGCTGCCGACGATGATCAATCCGTTGATCTTCTACCAATTCTACCAGTTCGATCTCGGTCCGCTGGCGTCGGCGTATCTCGGCATCTTCCTGCTTGGCAGCGCGTTCATCGCCTGCGGCTTGTTCGTCTCGTCGCTCACGGAGAATCAAGTGGTGAGCGCGATGGTCACCTATGGCATCCTGGTATTTTTCTGGTTCGTCACCTGGAACGAGGAAGTGGCCGATCAACAAATCGTGCGCGCGCTGTTGCGGCTGTCGCTGTTCGATCGGTTTTTCAACTTCTCGCGCGGGGTCATCGACACCCGCGACGTGGTGTTCTTCGGGCTCTTCACCGCGCTGTTTCTGTTTCTCACCTTGCAATCGCTCGGCGCGCGCGCCTGGCGCGGAGTGAACTGA
- a CDS encoding ABC transporter ATP-binding protein: MIQAEGLTKQFGAFTAIADVSFEVARGEIVGFLGPNGAGKSTTMRILAGVFPPTSGRATVAGYNVVADARRARSVVGYFPERVSIYTDMTVRGYLAYVAEMKDLPRAESRRQCDAVMQSCAVAHMQHRLIGTLSKGYRQRVGIAQALIGSPRVLILDEPTSGLDPEQVAEMRTLIRGLHGERTVILSTHILSEVEATCDRVIIINKGRVLAVDTPRNLNQRLRQTSEIHLEAIGPEAAITSRLQKIPGVLRIDSAVPALHPSDGATALRISTAKDRDLRADIAAAVTAGGWGLRELRPLTLSLEDIFLTMVANPGGNSAPPPTANPSAPDESLRHLSA; this comes from the coding sequence ATGATCCAAGCCGAAGGGTTGACCAAGCAGTTCGGTGCGTTCACCGCCATCGCCGACGTGTCGTTCGAAGTCGCGCGCGGCGAGATCGTCGGCTTCCTCGGTCCCAATGGTGCCGGCAAGAGCACCACGATGCGCATCCTGGCGGGCGTCTTCCCTCCCACCAGCGGTCGCGCCACGGTGGCGGGCTATAACGTTGTGGCCGACGCGCGGCGGGCGCGTAGCGTGGTCGGCTACTTCCCCGAGCGCGTGTCGATCTACACCGACATGACCGTGCGCGGATATCTGGCGTACGTGGCCGAGATGAAGGATCTGCCGCGCGCCGAGTCGCGCCGGCAGTGCGACGCGGTGATGCAGAGCTGCGCGGTCGCTCACATGCAGCATCGCCTCATCGGCACCTTGTCGAAGGGGTATCGCCAACGCGTTGGCATCGCGCAGGCGCTCATCGGTTCGCCCAGAGTGTTGATCCTCGACGAGCCGACCTCGGGACTCGATCCCGAGCAAGTCGCCGAGATGCGCACGCTGATTCGCGGTCTGCATGGCGAACGAACGGTCATCCTGTCGACCCACATCCTGTCGGAGGTGGAAGCCACCTGCGACCGCGTCATCATCATCAACAAGGGCCGCGTACTCGCCGTCGACACGCCGCGCAATCTCAACCAACGGCTGCGGCAGACTTCAGAAATCCATCTCGAAGCGATCGGCCCCGAAGCCGCAATCACCAGTCGTCTGCAGAAAATCCCGGGAGTTCTGCGCATCGATTCGGCGGTTCCGGCGCTGCACCCGAGCGACGGGGCCACAGCACTGCGCATCAGCACAGCGAAGGATCGCGATCTGCGCGCGGATATCGCTGCTGCCGTCACCGCTGGCGGCTGGGGGCTGCGCGAACTCCGGCCGCTGACGCTCTCGCTCGAGGACATCTTCCTGACCATGGTAGCCAACCCTGGCGGCAACTCGGCGCCGCCTCCCACCGCCAATCCGTCTGCCCCCGATGAAAGCCTTCGTCATCTGTCGGCGTGA
- a CDS encoding M48 family metallopeptidase, producing MVSLLIATAFGCATVPYTNRSQLLTVSEAEETQLGIGAYKEVLRKEVLVQDPAVVGLVRRVGERIAQAADKPKYQWEFAVIDDDSMINAFALPGGKVAVYTGLFPVAQDEAGLAAVMGHEVAHALAHHGAERMSQGQLAQLGGVALAIGLGAAGAGRFTGDMAMQAYGLGAQVGILLPYSRAQESEADHIGLILMAKAGYDPEAALGLWQRMENLNEKAPVEFLSTHPSPGTRQQDIRRWLPEAQGYYHADPNLVIAKLPSVAELEASTDRGEAAFTRYARTINEKARGVRGERVLTVAVAKTMEVDPVIIEQRQRESGLSFGDVAVASALSKAGGGAFDDVIAARKQGQKWSAVAKDNDQIIKDALGLLRSALVEARSLARNLRG from the coding sequence ATGGTCTCGCTATTGATAGCCACCGCGTTCGGCTGCGCGACCGTCCCGTACACCAACCGCTCGCAGTTGCTGACGGTATCGGAAGCGGAGGAAACGCAGCTCGGCATCGGTGCCTATAAGGAAGTGCTGCGCAAGGAGGTATTGGTGCAGGATCCGGCGGTGGTCGGCCTCGTGCGCCGCGTCGGCGAGCGCATAGCCCAGGCCGCCGACAAGCCGAAGTACCAGTGGGAGTTCGCCGTTATCGACGATGACAGCATGATCAACGCCTTTGCGCTGCCCGGCGGCAAGGTGGCGGTGTATACGGGCCTCTTCCCCGTCGCCCAAGACGAGGCGGGTCTGGCTGCGGTGATGGGACACGAAGTGGCGCATGCGCTCGCGCATCACGGTGCGGAGCGGATGAGCCAGGGGCAATTGGCGCAACTCGGCGGCGTCGCGCTCGCGATTGGTCTCGGTGCCGCCGGCGCCGGCCGGTTCACCGGCGACATGGCGATGCAAGCCTACGGGTTGGGCGCGCAGGTCGGCATCCTGCTGCCCTACAGCCGCGCGCAAGAGTCCGAAGCCGATCACATTGGCCTCATTTTGATGGCGAAAGCCGGCTACGATCCGGAGGCGGCTCTCGGATTGTGGCAGCGCATGGAGAACTTGAACGAAAAGGCGCCGGTGGAATTTCTTTCAACCCATCCGAGTCCCGGCACGCGACAACAAGACATCCGGCGCTGGTTGCCGGAAGCGCAGGGCTACTATCACGCTGATCCGAACCTCGTCATCGCGAAGCTGCCGTCAGTCGCCGAACTGGAAGCCAGCACCGATCGCGGTGAAGCGGCGTTCACGCGCTATGCTCGCACCATCAATGAGAAAGCGCGCGGAGTGCGGGGCGAACGGGTGCTAACCGTGGCCGTGGCGAAGACGATGGAGGTTGATCCGGTGATCATCGAGCAGCGCCAGCGCGAGTCCGGATTGAGCTTCGGCGACGTGGCGGTCGCCAGCGCGTTGTCCAAGGCGGGGGGCGGCGCGTTTGACGACGTGATCGCCGCGCGCAAACAGGGACAAAAGTGGTCGGCTGTGGCCAAGGACAACGACCAGATCATCAAAGATGCACTCGGCCTGTTGCGTTCCGCGCTGGTCGAAGCCCGCAGCCTCGCACGTAACCTCCGAGGTTGA
- a CDS encoding exo-alpha-sialidase: MKTIARILRLVVVLVLLVVSALSVGPRHLSSTPSANNVVAREMRLTRGLEARPHHLRALSSGVRYAALQAAGDLTRRAAQAPAQGLSVTADLLLPPSGPATVGCAKTLDTTNVRVNQDCTRRRQAEEVIAINPTNAMNLVAGQNDSRLGFNHCGFDWSFDGGRTWGDLVPPFYEFVMGDGHTADACSDPSATFDRDGNAYISGILFDISTPVSAIVVAKSRKNIGGRFFHSPAASPFQLYETLPLGIVVNDNDAAIFNDKQFIVADASKSSPKVGNVYAAWTRFRSATGVGVDADSPIFFSQSTDGGATWSAGIEISGANSAICTVGSGETDMDACDQDQGPHPIVGMDGAVYVTFSNSNTPDVGLNQFAIVSCPPSADCSQMANWSTPVKIADDFALQPIGPDPVTGCEADSQCLPPNGYRVNDDTSGSLSIDRMGNLYFAWADFRHGGGSCTPLGDAASVSGPCNNDVFYAFSTDGGGTWSPAINVTPSSRFGHSAQWQPWSSISPGGGKLWVAYYDRSYGLCEQTGCNDITLAKVQNPASATRALSYTRLTAESMPNLTPANNPIEAGFLGDYMWVTVDKHGRPYVVWSDTRGRNNTVEEDVYFHLPTG; encoded by the coding sequence ATGAAGACCATCGCGCGTATCCTGAGATTGGTGGTCGTGCTGGTGCTGCTCGTGGTGAGTGCCCTGAGCGTAGGGCCTCGCCACCTGAGTTCGACCCCGAGTGCCAACAACGTGGTCGCGCGTGAAATGCGCCTGACGCGCGGACTCGAAGCGCGCCCGCACCACTTGCGCGCGCTCTCGTCTGGCGTGCGCTACGCCGCGCTGCAGGCCGCCGGCGACCTCACGCGGCGCGCGGCGCAAGCCCCCGCCCAGGGGCTCAGTGTCACGGCTGACTTGTTGCTGCCACCGTCCGGCCCCGCGACGGTGGGCTGTGCGAAGACGCTCGACACGACGAACGTCCGCGTGAACCAAGACTGCACGCGCCGGCGGCAAGCCGAAGAAGTGATCGCCATCAACCCGACGAACGCGATGAATCTCGTCGCCGGCCAGAACGACAGCCGCCTCGGGTTCAATCACTGCGGCTTCGATTGGTCCTTCGACGGGGGGCGCACATGGGGAGACCTGGTGCCGCCGTTCTATGAGTTCGTGATGGGCGACGGGCATACGGCCGACGCGTGCTCGGATCCGTCGGCGACCTTCGATCGCGATGGCAACGCCTATATCAGCGGTATCCTGTTCGACATCAGCACACCCGTCAGTGCGATCGTGGTCGCCAAATCGCGCAAGAACATCGGCGGTCGATTCTTCCACTCCCCCGCGGCGTCGCCGTTTCAGCTGTACGAAACGCTTCCGTTGGGCATCGTCGTCAACGACAACGATGCCGCGATCTTCAACGACAAGCAGTTCATCGTCGCCGACGCGAGCAAGAGCAGTCCGAAAGTTGGCAACGTTTACGCCGCCTGGACCCGCTTTCGTTCGGCGACTGGCGTCGGCGTCGATGCGGATAGTCCGATCTTCTTCAGCCAATCGACCGACGGCGGCGCGACGTGGTCGGCGGGCATCGAAATCAGCGGCGCGAACAGTGCGATCTGCACAGTCGGCAGCGGCGAGACCGACATGGACGCGTGTGATCAGGATCAGGGGCCACATCCGATCGTCGGGATGGACGGAGCGGTGTACGTCACGTTCTCGAACAGCAACACTCCCGATGTCGGCCTCAACCAATTTGCCATCGTCTCGTGTCCGCCATCGGCCGACTGTAGTCAGATGGCGAACTGGAGCACGCCGGTGAAGATTGCCGACGACTTTGCGCTGCAGCCGATCGGGCCTGATCCCGTCACCGGGTGTGAAGCTGACTCACAGTGTTTGCCGCCGAACGGTTATCGCGTCAACGATGACACGTCGGGCTCGCTCTCAATCGATCGGATGGGCAATCTCTACTTCGCCTGGGCAGATTTCCGCCATGGCGGCGGCAGCTGCACACCGCTGGGTGACGCCGCGAGCGTGAGCGGCCCGTGCAACAACGATGTGTTCTATGCCTTCTCGACCGACGGTGGGGGCACCTGGAGCCCGGCGATCAACGTGACGCCCTCGTCGCGCTTCGGTCATTCAGCGCAATGGCAACCGTGGAGTTCTATTTCGCCAGGCGGTGGCAAGCTGTGGGTTGCGTACTACGACCGCTCGTATGGTCTGTGCGAGCAAACCGGGTGCAACGACATCACATTGGCCAAGGTGCAGAATCCGGCGTCCGCAACGCGCGCGCTCAGCTACACGCGGCTGACCGCCGAATCGATGCCGAATCTCACTCCGGCCAACAACCCGATCGAAGCCGGCTTCCTTGGTGACTACATGTGGGTGACGGTGGACAAGCACGGCCGCCCCTACGTGGTGTGGAGCGATACTCGCGGCCGCAACAACACCGTCGAGGAAGACGTGTACTTCCACCTCCCCACCGGCTGA
- a CDS encoding CDP-diacylglycerol O-phosphatidyltransferase, with protein sequence MSTFSPARTWAAWGVHLYTASGAPLGLVALIASGRGDFGLAFACMTLATFIDSTDGALARRVGVKEVLPRFDGAKLDDIVDYLNYAVVPIVLAYQASLLPAGLLGLVVGSAPLLASGYGFSQTEAKTADHFFTGFPSYWNVVVFYLYTLQTPLWFNVSALLGFSVLVFVPIRYLYPSRSTSVRTLTYVLATAWALVMFELLREFPHPSQQLAFISLFFPAYYMAASFHIHLRTARAPHA encoded by the coding sequence ATGAGCACATTCAGTCCGGCCCGCACGTGGGCGGCGTGGGGTGTGCACCTCTACACCGCCAGTGGCGCTCCGTTGGGGCTGGTGGCGCTGATCGCGTCGGGACGCGGCGACTTCGGTCTAGCGTTCGCGTGCATGACGTTGGCGACGTTCATTGACTCGACCGACGGTGCCTTGGCGCGACGAGTGGGTGTGAAGGAGGTGTTGCCGCGATTCGACGGCGCCAAACTCGACGACATCGTCGACTATTTGAACTACGCCGTGGTGCCGATCGTGCTGGCGTACCAAGCGAGCTTGCTCCCAGCGGGGCTACTCGGTCTGGTGGTCGGCAGCGCTCCACTGCTCGCGAGCGGCTACGGTTTCTCGCAGACCGAAGCGAAGACCGCGGATCATTTTTTCACCGGCTTCCCATCGTATTGGAACGTCGTCGTCTTCTACTTGTACACGCTGCAAACGCCGCTGTGGTTCAACGTCAGCGCACTACTCGGATTTTCCGTGCTGGTGTTCGTGCCGATCCGCTATCTCTACCCCAGCCGCAGTACCTCGGTGCGCACGCTGACCTACGTGCTCGCCACCGCGTGGGCCTTGGTGATGTTCGAACTGCTGCGCGAGTTCCCGCACCCGTCGCAACAGCTCGCGTTCATTTCGCTGTTTTTCCCCGCCTACTACATGGCGGCGTCGTTCCACATCCACCTGCGCACGGCGCGCGCGCCGCACGCCTAG
- a CDS encoding VOC family protein, with protein MSLPIPTLGLHHVALRVRDLARAKAFYTEVFGFDIVWEPDAANAYLSSGSDNLALHEVPDPLPTGVGQPLDHLGLLVATPEMVDRAEVELRARALPIVHQPKTHRDGSRSLYCADPDGNVVQILYEPTISRRVRR; from the coding sequence ATGAGTCTACCGATCCCTACGCTCGGCCTGCACCACGTCGCGCTCCGCGTCCGCGATCTCGCACGCGCCAAGGCGTTCTACACGGAGGTGTTCGGCTTCGACATCGTGTGGGAGCCGGATGCAGCGAATGCGTACCTGTCGTCCGGCAGCGACAACCTTGCGCTGCACGAAGTCCCCGACCCGTTGCCGACCGGCGTTGGCCAACCGCTCGACCATCTCGGGTTGTTGGTGGCCACACCGGAGATGGTCGATCGCGCCGAGGTCGAGTTGCGCGCGCGCGCACTGCCGATCGTTCACCAACCCAAGACCCACCGCGACGGCAGCCGCTCGCTGTACTGCGCGGATCCCGACGGCAACGTCGTGCAGATTCTCTACGAGCCCACCATCAGCCGGCGCGTGCGCCGATGA
- a CDS encoding alpha/beta hydrolase, translated as MIARRDALLGAVPQHRFVNCNGIRVHYLEWENSGPPILLVHGTGFHAYVWKPIAQLLSQTFRVIAIDQRGHGDSSKPESGYSWDHFGEDLHHFIETLGLQHIPAVGHSAGATAIAYCAAHHLGSISRAVLIDPILVPKLPDGQIIQNPLAHRARKRRMVWESRTSMFHSYRTRAPFNTWREDVLWAYIEEGTVLRPDGHIELKCPGTIEAQIFDHAASIDGFAILPQVSIPVLILRGENSDAFPDSSFTTATSLLPNVHAKTIARASHFVPMERPDAVERSIRTFLRR; from the coding sequence ATGATTGCTCGCCGTGACGCGCTGCTCGGCGCCGTCCCACAGCACCGATTCGTCAACTGCAACGGCATTCGGGTCCACTACCTCGAGTGGGAGAACAGCGGACCGCCGATCTTGCTGGTGCATGGTACGGGTTTCCACGCGTACGTATGGAAGCCGATCGCGCAGCTGCTCAGCCAAACGTTTCGCGTGATCGCCATCGATCAACGCGGCCACGGTGATAGCAGCAAGCCGGAATCGGGCTACAGCTGGGATCACTTCGGTGAGGATCTCCATCACTTCATCGAGACGCTCGGGCTGCAACACATTCCGGCCGTGGGGCATTCGGCCGGCGCGACCGCGATCGCCTATTGCGCCGCGCATCATCTCGGATCCATTTCGCGCGCCGTCTTGATCGATCCGATCCTGGTTCCGAAGCTGCCCGACGGACAGATCATTCAGAACCCGTTGGCGCATCGCGCGCGCAAACGCCGCATGGTGTGGGAGAGCCGCACCTCGATGTTTCACTCGTATCGGACGCGCGCTCCGTTCAACACTTGGCGCGAGGACGTGCTATGGGCGTACATCGAAGAGGGTACCGTGTTGCGGCCCGACGGCCACATCGAATTGAAATGTCCCGGAACCATTGAGGCGCAGATCTTTGATCACGCCGCGAGCATTGATGGCTTCGCGATCCTGCCGCAGGTCTCCATTCCCGTGTTGATCTTACGCGGGGAGAACAGCGATGCGTTTCCGGACAGCAGCTTCACCACCGCGACCAGCTTGCTGCCCAATGTTCACGCCAAAACGATTGCGCGCGCCTCGCACTTCGTGCCCATGGAACGACCCGACGCGGTGGAGCGCTCGATTCGGACGTTCTTGCGGCGATGA
- a CDS encoding cold shock domain-containing protein, translating into MPQGTVKWFNGQKGYGFITKDDGQDVFVHYSAIQGQGFRTLDEGQRVEFEITQGPKGLQATNVNKV; encoded by the coding sequence ATGCCGCAAGGTACGGTGAAGTGGTTCAACGGCCAGAAGGGCTACGGGTTCATCACCAAGGACGATGGCCAAGACGTGTTTGTGCACTACTCGGCTATTCAAGGCCAAGGATTCCGCACGCTCGACGAGGGGCAGCGCGTGGAGTTCGAGATCACGCAGGGTCCGAAGGGCCTGCAGGCCACCAATGTGAACAAGGTCTGA